In Amphiprion ocellaris isolate individual 3 ecotype Okinawa chromosome 3, ASM2253959v1, whole genome shotgun sequence, one genomic interval encodes:
- the si:ch211-106e7.2 gene encoding uncharacterized protein si:ch211-106e7.2 codes for MQSCAFMNGQHQQAGPLTQPSQAAPNLTHNVMRNQLSGTANNAYLGVQPPQNACSALQNVIYSKGQTSYWQPSTRLHQAVSSEQKSKKKVNCPLIEKLLTNPSTNGLSENHCWPTSHGLQAATQQNFHQSSATQSQLNKMTANTTYNHTNTSSHWKQKALVNEGHSLRIQDGQVVSHLQHSNVRNGYYQNASGDLTNPGSVYSTTPTSVAHEHISVSATAHNRQTAQAAHNQIHRKNNPQLGFSPSTPQAGHIMSPCQPRGNNSIPTHSSSRTQMLYAAQGSSACNNGGNSTISSYANSFNQYGTKHYLTKTNEPPLNPVVHPQKLRQNVSADGSHLSYTTGHNRPPSHRKTPYKWHMFVPNANTTKMQPVPSAVSESCNLNNTQSLSVHSGQSLPESSQSFMSRSGQLLNEPPQQNSVPNVFSVAAAGDGRLYSKADIAYLRNNNTASKGNPIGSLSGASQLTQLPKDISPQGNKTQSSVVNNPELHEMMSQNDGSIHSLPGLCSTRAVAVVQLLSESCQHAISLFNATTNESSWNPDKVLVSADVAKSRNCENLTKESNLYPDHPNQLQSNKSDTSCAASSNDGALLSKSDSGPQNLTQGSALDISIAKTTKNSVLQKVSVSQNCSEDQGEIVKSPTAPVLELSSLPTTQWTGHALTALIEKIEKAQTKTEDFTDDEFVRKILHLFWEGSCKKVISELRKGCHKLLIRDVWEFFNTQMKSDAVILSEVKCKFREQLKNYHLLNHDEVYSELPYKSSWLNLNEQLDDIDKEFGFPVTLVYPPQLESDNQTDQAEPVNSIPEPVVSELPDKVLLPTEPVNSIAEPVVSEVPDKVLLPTEPVNSIPEPVVSELPDKVPLPTEPVNSIPEPVVSELPDKVLLPTEPVNSIPEPVVSELPNKVPLPTEPVNSIPEPFASEVPDKVLLPSELEPVDSGKEKPAPTVKAPSTQTPSFNEAESCDPWYSFSIQVMPPEEAKHLFEQEQTEISQSKDTDCQAEKVMSSCVEAETSKDTDSTLSILKKDACYPIDQVCCIARLVEIVTGENTPSSKCQCRKQSNDDKRTDKTPDKDKEEVPRDNSLFENSYYRIFDLITEEENPKKDTEDTHDQITICSSELCDDVIEIIDLTDDKDRHDSTRDPGNIFEISNSRQSSFLSITGNEYEDLPSSENKIPIQMPELTTELSEPKEYEDLPNSENEIPMEMPKLVVELSEPKEYEDLPNSENEIPMEMPKLAIELSEPKEYEDLPNSENEIPIQMPKLTIELSEPEDKCEQEQLKSIETMQSSVSMCDDRQTKSTESGDGKQISDHEKGCAQPQLKSADVAESFLETKGQTQTSATADLQTSTSHHPEHETADRKRKRLSSHDTFSPFQKKSKKCKLSVDLDSEHACDGVSKCQKNLVDATEAQPLTSNAKTAELVLFGSARQDKSAMTGARKSHVLLSKGVSCEKQRPPELLSVNLSPLKRKSSFALHAGEQSLKQWIYEKWRRSLPPTKIRHRNKLKRQKCSSASVPSIILRRKNSEMRVWKAKKPKQYDGHGGSNTKNESNKIRPLHENSILKFCVLPNTFDFKHGSEKRKESTDPASDKPDHAKEENQHSNRIILKIKGTWYPNPEKKYKPICPSPVPKTSSLFHEFKKKYIKKTSSTDE; via the exons ATGCAGTCTTGTGCATTTATGAATGGGCAACACCAGCAGGCTGGACCACTGACACAACCCTCACAAGCAGCGCCTAATCTTACTCACAATGTGATGAGAAATCAACTAAGCGGGACTGCAAATAACGCATACTTGGGAGTACAGCCACCACAGAATGCTTGTTCCGCCTTGCAGAATGTAATTTACTCTAAGGGACAGACGTCATATTGGCAGCCCTCTACCAGACTTCATCAGGCAGTTTCTTCTGAgcagaaaagtaaaaagaaagttAATTGTCCTTTAATTGAGAAGTTACTGACCAACCCATCAACTAACGGACTAAGTGAAAACCACTGTTGGCCAACTTCACATGGATTACAGGCTGCCACTCAGCAAAATTTTCATCAGAGTTCAGCAACCCAGAGTCAACTCAACAAGATGACGGCCAACACTACAtacaaccacacaaacacatcatctCATTGGAAACAGAAAGCTTTAGTTAATGAAGGGCATTCATTGAGGATTCAGGATGGCCAAGTGGTGTCTCATCTCCAACATAGCAACGTTCGGAATGGCTACTACCAAAATGCAAGTGGAGACTTGACAAATCCTGGTTCAGTGTACTCTACAACACCTACCTCAGTTGCACATGAACACATATCAGTGTCTGCTACTGCACACAACAGACAGACTGCTCAGGCTGCTCATAACCAgattcacagaaaaaacaacccTCAGCTTGGATTCTCTCCTTCAACACCCCAAGCAGGTCATATTATGTCTCCTTGTCAGCCTCGTGGGAACAACAGCATTCCAACTCATTCCTCATCAAGGACACAAATGTTGTATGCGGCTCAAGGCAGCTCAGCTTGTAACAATGGGGGAAATTCCACCATCTCCAGTTACGCAAATTCATTTAACCAGTATGGAACCAAAcattatttgacaaaaacaaatgagcCTCCCTTAAATCCTGTTGTACATCCGCAAAAGTTAAGGCAAAATGTGAGTGCAGATGGTTCACATCTGTCATACACAACTGGCCACAATCGCCCTCCATCACACAGAAAGACACCTTACAAATGGCATATGTTTGTACCCAATGCCAACACGACAAAGATGCAACCTGTGCCTTCAGCTGTCTCTGAAAGTTGTAACTTGAATAACACCCAGTCCTTATCAGTCCACTCTGGACAGTCTTTGCCTGAAAGCTCTCAGAGTTTTATGTCAAGATCAGGGCAACTTCTAAATGAGCCACCTCAGCAAAACTCTGTGCCAAATGTCTTTTCTGTCGCCGCAGCAGGAGATGGACGTCTTTACAGCAAAGCAGACATTGCATATCTTCGTAACAATAACACAGCCTCCAAAGGGAATCCAATTGGGTCATTGAGTGGTGCATCTCAGCTGACGCAACTGCCCAAAGACATTTCACCACAAGGAAACAAGACCCAATCATCTGTCGTAAACAATCCGGAGCTACATGAAATGATGTCACAAAATGACGGCTCCATTCACTCTTTGCCTGGTCTCTGCAGCACAAGAGCCGTTGCTGTTGTTCAACTATTGTCGGAAAGCTGTCAGCACGCCATTTCCCTCTTTAACGCCACAACAAATGAATCCTCATGGAACCCTGATAAAGTGCTTGTTTCAGCAGATGTGGCAAAAAGCAGAAACTGTGAGAATTTGACGAAGGAATCTAATCTTTACCCAGACCACCCAAATCAATTGCAATCCAACAAATCTGACACCAGTTGTGCAGCATCATCTAATGATGGTGCTCTTTTGTCAAAGTCAGATTCAGGGCCTCAAAACTTGACACAAGGATCTGCACTGGATATTAGCATTgcaaaaactactaaaaattcTGTACTTCAGAAAGTATCAGTAAGCCAAAACTGCTCTGAAGACCAAGGTGAGATTGTAAAATCTCCAACTGCACCTGTTTTAGAGCTTTCTTCACTCCCAACAACCCAGTGGACAGGTCATGCACTAACTGCATTAATAGAGAAGATTGAAAAAGCTCAGACTAAGACAGAGGATTTTACAGATGATGAATTTGTAcgcaaaatattacatttgtttTGGGAAGGCAGCTGCAAAAAAGTGATATCAGAGCTCAGGAAGGGGTGTCACAAGCTTTTAATAAGAGATGTTTGGGAGTTCTTCAACACACAAATGAAATCAGACGCTGTTATACTGTCGGAAGTAAAATGCAAATTTCGAGAGCAACTCAAAAATTACCATTTACTCAACCATGATGAAGTCTATTCAGAACTGCCTTACAAATCCTCGTGGTTGAATCTCAATGAGCAGCTCGATGACATAGACAAGGAGTTTGGCTTCCCGGTGACTTTGGTGTATCCTCCCCAGCTTGAGAGTGACAACCAGACGGATCAGGCGGAACCAGTCAACAGTATTCCTGAGCCAGTTGTGAGTGAACTGCCGGACAAAGTACTATTACCAACAGAGCCAGTCAACAGTATTGCTGAGCCAGTTGTGAGTGAGGTGCCGGACAAAGTACTATTACCAACAGAGCCAGTCAACAGTATTCCTGAACCAGTTGTGAGTGAGCTGCCGGACAAAGTACCGTTACCAACAGAGCCAGTCAACAGTATTCCTGAGCCAGTTGTGAGTGAACTGCCGGACAAAGTACTATTACCAACAGAGCCAGTCAACAGTATTCCTGAACCAGTTGTGAGTGAGCTGCCGAACAAAGTACCGTTACCAACAGAGCCAGTCAACAGTATTCCTGAGCCATTTGCGAGTGAGGTACCAGACAAAGTACTATTACCATCAGAGCTCGAACCTGTTGACTCAGGCAAAGAGAAACCTGCCCCCACTGTCAAAGCCCCCTCAACTCAAACTCCCTCCTTTAATGAAGCAGAAAGTTGTGACCCATGGTACTCATTTAGCATCCAAGTTATGCCTCCGGAAGAGGCTaaacatttatttgaacaaGAGCAAACTGAGATATCACAGAGCAAGGACACAGATTGTCAAGCAGAGAAGGTCATGAGTAGTTGTGTGGAGGCTGAGACTTCTAAGGATACAGATTCCACATTGTCAATACTGAAGAAAGATGCTTGTTATCCAATTGATCAAGTTTGCTGTATTGCAAGGCTGGTAGAAATAGTTACAGGGGAAAACACACCTTCTTCAAAATGCCAGTgcagaaaacaaagcaatgaTGACAAACGTACCGACAAGACACCAGACAAGGACAAAGAGGAAGTGCCTAGAGACAATAGCCTGTTTGAGAATAGTTATTACAGAATATTTGACTTGATCACGGAAGAAGAAAATCCAAAGAAGGACACAGAGGACACTCATGACCAAATCACAATTTGTAGCTCTGAGCTTTGTGATGATGTCATTGAAATTATTGACTTAACTGATGATAAAGACAGACATGACTCAACTCGTGATCCGGGAAATATTTTTGAGATAAGCAATAGCCGCCAGTCAAGCTTTCTATCCATAACAGGCAACGAATATGAAGATCTCCCcagcagtgaaaataaaattcCCATCCAGATGCCAGAACTCACCACTGAGCTGTCAGAACCCAAGGAATATGAAGATCTCCccaacagtgaaaatgaaattcCCATGGAGATGCCAAAACTTGTCGTTGAGCTGTCAGAACCCAAGGAATATGAAGATCTCCccaacagtgaaaatgaaattcCCATGGAGATGCCAAAACTTGCCATTGAGCTGTCAGAACCCAAGGAATATGAAGATCTCCccaacagtgaaaatgaaattcCCATCCAGATGCCAAAACTTACCATTGAGCTGTCAGAACCCGAGGACAAATGTGAACAAGAACAGCTGAAATCCATAGAAACGATGCAGTCGAGTGTGTCAATGTGTGATGACAGACAAACCAAAAGTACTGAGAGTGGCGATGGTAAACAGATATCAGACCATGAAAAGGGTTGTGCACAACCTCAGCTAAAATCTGCAGATGTGGCAGAATCATTCCTGGAAACCAAAGGACAAACTCAAACCAGTGCAACAGCTGACCTCCAAACGTCTACAAGCCACCACCCTGAACATGAAACTGCTGACAGAAAGCGaaagagactaagcagccatgaTACATTTTCTCCTTTccaaaagaaatcaaagaaatgtaaacTCTCTGTGGACCTGGACTCAGAGCATGCCTGTGATGGTGTTTCAAAATGTCAGAAGAATTTGGTCGATGCGACAGAAGCTCAGCCTTTAACCTCAAATGCTAAAACTGCAGAACTGGTACTGTTTGGTTCAGCACGGCAGGATAAATCTGCTATGACTGGTGCCAGAAAGAGCCATGTTTTACTTTCAAAGGGAGTGTCTTGTGAGAAACAGAGGCCACCAGAACTTCTGTCTGTGAATCTCAGCCCACTGAAGAGGAAGTCCAGCTTTGCTTTGCATGCAGGGGAACAGTCATTGAAACAGTGGATTTATGAAAAATGGAGAAGAAGTTTACCGCCAACTAAAATTCGgcacagaaacaaactgaaaagacagaaatgttcGTCCGCCTCTGTTCCTAGCATAATCCTCAGGAGAAAGAACTCTGAAATGAGAGTTTGGAAGGCCAAGAAACCAAAACAGTACGATGGTCATGGAGGAAGTAACActaaaaatgaaagcaacaaGATCAGGCCTCTCcatgaaaacagcattttgaaGTTCTGTGTATTACCCAACACCTTCGACTTCAAACATGGATCCGAGAAGAGGAAGGAATCCACGGATCCTGCTTCAG ACAAGCCAGATCATGCTAAAGAAGAGAACCAGCACTCCAATAGAATCATCTTAAAGATCAAAg GTACATGGTATCCAAATCCTGAGAAAAAGTACAAACCAATATGTCCATCTCCTGTTCCAAAGACCTCCAGCCTCTTTCATgagtttaaaaagaaatacataaaGAAGACATCATCAACGGATGAATAG
- the etfbkmt gene encoding electron transfer flavoprotein beta subunit lysine methyltransferase codes for MSGLFITRTSSRHLKLFHKLFSQTRTLSNSCQSDENIRRFISENTEVVEGRSLTPEIKLRLFTPDCRFWTERPELWPFEDPYWAIYWPGGQALSRFVLDHPEVCRGRTVLDLGSGCGASSIAAQLCGAAHVVANDIDTVAAVATHMNCELNGVESPVCVTDNLIGSDPDGFDLILLGDMFYDEALATSLHSWLDRCIQLHGTRVLIGDPGRAQFEGHNIRRLLQQMAQFELPESVREENYGLTCSSVWCYNPEL; via the exons ATGTCGGGACTTTTCATCACCCGAACGTCTTCTCGTCATCTTAAATTATTTCACAAACTGTTCTCACAGACAAGAACCCTCTCAAACAGCTGCCAGTCTGACGAGAACATTCGGAGATTTATTTCAGAGAACACAGAGGTGGTGGAAGGACGGAGTCTGACCCCGGAGATCAAACTGAGATTATTCACCCCAGACTGCAGGTTCTGGACAGAAAGACCAGAGCTGTGGCCCTTTGAGGACCCCTACTGGGCCATTTATTGGCCCGGAGGACAGGCACTCTCCAG GTTCGTCCTGGATCACCCGGAGGTCTGTCGGGGTCGGACGGTGCTGGATCTGGGGAGCGGATGTGGAGCTTCCTCCATCGCTGCTCAGCTCTGTGGTGCTGCTCATGTAGTGGCTAATGACATTGACACTG TTGCAGCTGTTGCGACCCACATGAACTGTGAGCTGAACGGCGTGGAGTCGCCTGTTTGTGTGACTGACAACCTGATCGGTTCGGATCCCGACGGCTTCGACCTGATCCTCCTGGGTGACATGTTCTATGACGAAGCGCTCGCCACCAGCCTTCACAGCTGGTTGGACCGCTGCATACAACTCCACGGCACCAGAGTCCTGATCGGAGATCCTGGACGAGCGCAGTTTGAGGGACATAACATCCGACGGCTGCTGCAACAGATGGCTCAGTTTGAGCTGCCCGAGTCTGTCAGAGAGGAGAACTACGGTCTGACCTGCAGCAGCGTTTGGTGCTACAATCCTGAACTCTGA